The DNA window ATTACATCGGAATATGAATTACTATTTATGTCTGCTGTCATTTGTCTACCTCTTCTCTATTCCGCTTTCCACTTCATAATCTAAGTAATTGATACAAGTCCAACTAAAAAACCTGTCATCATGATAACAAATGCGATGAACGACAGAAGAAGCTTAACCCAGCCTTTTGTCTTACTCCGGGCGAACGT is part of the Paenibacillus segetis genome and encodes:
- a CDS encoding DUF2768 family protein — its product is MDAMDKMWLSIAAVFVMGISVFLITFARSKTKGWVKLLLSFIAFVIMMTGFLVGLVSIT